caagtattttaaatattaatgacaaATCTAACTGCACAGCTCATAGCGCGAAaggcgtgaggttgtgcttcataagtagttaaattaaaaaattttctaaatgttgacaatattttaattatccatttacaatatttataaataaatattgataagaTTGTGCGCGTTCACGAGAGTTTTTTAACCGAACACTTTAGTGAAGTTGTGTATTACTTATATCAGAAACTTCTTGCGGGGTACAGAAAAACATAAGTAGAACAGTTTATAGATTACCAACTATAAAGCCTCAAATGGATGATCAGTGAATCTTAATTCACTTTATGTATGATGGTACATAATACGTcatcacaaaaaattcatgtgcAGCTTATGTAGCATAAATTACTAAAAGTGCTATTTGAATAACGCAGTCCGAGTTATTTGACCCGTACCGTAAAGATAAAGAATAATAGGTAAAAGTATCGAGATAACATTCATATATAAAAGAATATCAGTTAGTTTATTTAGTCATTCGAAGAGAACGGATCTCTCCCTGCGTTGTGCACTTTTGAGTATAGTGTTGTgtgtttatattataatttacgtACATACCGCTTCTGTGaacagttaaattaatttcatggATTACGGCTTGTACAATATactattgtgaaaaatttcgCTATTTTACACTTGTTACaattaaagtaaatataaCAGTTGATTAATTACTTACATGTTACGTCTATCGTTTAGgtaatttaatacaatatgGAGAATTTAACAATAGCAGAAGATTACAcattctttaataaaagaaagatAGTTTACAAATGGAAAATAGAAGAGTTTTTGGGTCTCCTTCACACTTACACATAttctaaaaatgatgaaatctttcgatcgaatttttttccaaataattttaattggaatttgcaattaaaatttaataatatagaatcagaaaacaaaaaatggaTAACAATAAATACAAAGTATGATGTTAGAACTGAAATTAGATTTAAATGTTCACTCTATATTTTggataataaaaatgagaaacagtttattcaaaaatttaacacaGTCATCAAAGATCGTCAAGAATACTGCATTCCGAAATTCCTTGAAATAACTGAATTATTAGAAAACAAACAGAAATTTCTGCCTAACAATGAATTAACAGTCGGCATTGAGCTTACTGAATTTTTAGAgacggaaaaaataattacagttcCAATGAAAACTTCAAGGCACCAATTGACCATCGATTTGAAGGATGTTTTAGAGAGTAAAGCAGGTAGCGATGTAGTTCTCCTcgttggtgataaaaaaattcttgcgCACAAGGTAATTTTGACGATTCGCAGTCCAGTATTTGCAGCCATGTTCTCACATCAGCTAAAAGAAAACAAAGAGAATGAAATAACTATCCCTGACATGGATCCAGAAGTTTGTGAAAAATTGTTGGAATATATTTATACTGAGAATGTAACTGGTCTTGATGAAGTTGTTGAACTTTTATATGAAGAAGCCGACAAGTATCAGCTTCCAGCTTTAAAAGAACTTTGTGAAGAGTCATTTTGTAGAAacgtaaaaattgaaaattctgtTAAATATCTTGTTCTGCTGGACCGCCATCACGCtgatgagaaattttttgactatGTTCTAAAATTCATCGCCCTTAATTCCAAAACAATTATGGAAACTGCCGACTATaaagaattggaaaaaaaaaattcagggTTGATATTAACTATAGTAAGAATGATTTGCAGTATCAAGTAAATAGCAAggtatagtttaattttttcactgatgaaataaatgtttacatagttattaatgaaaaaatatatacttacgTTTTTTATGTTCCAGATCAACACTTTGGTAATTTAATACCGTAGTATTTGGCGTGCTTATTTTGTTTCACTTATCACCAGTTGTTATTATTAGCGATAATCTAACCCATCGTAGTATTAAAatctacattattattatttaggtatttttgaagttatacttctttaGGCGcgttatgaaaaaatgatgagaGTGAAATTTTAAGATGCGTGTGCATCACTGTAACACAAAAGTAAGTAACAGGTTGAAGTTGGTCACAGAATAGAATTAAaagtattatatatttttttaaatgactaaGTTAACTCATATACAGGCTAGTCGCAAAGTATCCAACGAAacgttattattttcaaattcgATAGAAATACCAtttaatatgaaatatattattcatattaatgatcaattctaaaaagtggtcaattaaatattttagtttttatttaacttggtaatcattttttttttttaattaaaattttttcaaaaataattataatttcatgaattaaaatatttgaactaaatataaatattctagTACCTATTATATTTAGGTATCTTTTTATtgagttcataattttttaatacagacttaatcattttgtttatcgaATCTAGTAATTCtatccatatttttttaaattttattatagaccattttaataattttccggaattttattggaaacaaAATCTAATTTCGTACTACAATATTTGTCTTTTAATtcatgtaattaatattatttttgaataaatattaattaaaaagatattaTCATTaggtttaataataaataatgaactattttataagaaacatatattttcaataaataatcaaaatattttaaaccgGTGACGTTAGCCGAGTCGTCTAAGGCGCATGGCCTATAGAGGACTCGGACTAACTTACcggccaggcgtgggttcgaatcccaagctggtcttagaaaccaactTTCAATCAACTAGTACAATCATAATGACTCTGTAAATTGTACTATTTAAagcagaaattaataaattttaatttgttttctCAACACCtgaatgattttaaaaagaaagttCAATTAGCCACAcaaataaactttaaatatttttctaacgataatatactaattaaagcaaacttcaaaaaatttgtagaCGTCTGCTAGATGATAACACTAAAATTTttgtcgttttttttttcaacagtaaattttttgaattccgGGAAGCTGActagtttttttaatcaataaaataactcTTTGAaagattcattttttataactcatTGCAagtctaataataattttatagattgaatattattatatatcaacttaaggggttaggggtagtcagaattttcaaaaaatcaattactttttttttgcattttcgttatgtgtaatatcttaaaaatattctctaaaaatttcaagtcgatccgataattagtttttgagttattcgaCAAATAACAAAGAGAGCTCGGGTACTTCAAAGCGCTCGGGAGCAGATAGCTAGCGGCAGCTTCAAAAAACCCCCTTTTAGGGTTCTATTGTCATCCATGAACTAAGATGTGTAGGTGGATTCaatcagaataataatgagaGCTTCAACCAACTAGTGTGGAAAATATGCCCAAAAACCGTGAATACTAGTTCTACTGTCGTACAAATTGCTGCATACATAGCtacttgtatatttaatgaaggtacaaattcattattaatgattatggaTACCCTAGGACTTAATTGTGGGTCTAATTCCCATCGGTATGCTGAAAAATTGGATGCTGCACGTGTGAAAGTGGCAGATCAGCGCACCAACGACAACACTCGGGAAGGCAGAATGCTTCGTAGGCAATAGCAAATTGATGTTTTGGAAACTTCCACAATGGCTGAAGAACTATTATATGGCCCAGGAATAGATGACTCGatgtaagtaatttaattattcgtaTTTCTGTACGTGAATCTAGTgtgaaactttaaacgcgtttttcttaaaattatgttttttgaactggtgacaactgtaactcgaaaaccgctcagtagattttaataaaatttatacagcttttagaatacataataaactcgggcctgatcgaaggatttttttttttttcaaaaatttcgatttttttaagaccaattaactgttgatttttttccaaaaatctagacaaaaatttcctgaggccgccattttgttaatttttgaaaaaaaaaaaatccttcgatcaggcccaggattatctatttataaaactaatttttttcatccgaTTGATTTTAGATGAATCTCCAATGATTGTCACCGCAAGGACCTTTTTTTGGAACTGGGTCAACACAGACAGCTATAACtttggaaataaaattttttttttttttaaattctcgtgacttcaagtcaaaacattgtataataatgacatattgctacttttgtaaaataacattatttaatagcaaaaaaaaatactgaaaattctcattttttcgtgcctctgactacccctaaccccttaatatttatataaatacaaattcaCATTACGGCGAatcaattaaaacaattaatttttgtttaaaccaaaatttttatttcaaggtTCCATAACTTGTAAACGGTTGGTCCGATTGATTCGCGGAtgatgacattttttatagcgcataaaattttctgtaagaatctttaaaaaattttttcaaaaatgaaaatttttaatttcgcgATTTTGTAACTCGGATATGGTTGATCCAATCAATTCGCGGATgaggaccttttttattaaatacaaatacttctcatttttaaatgaacatattgaatattcatagtattattattaatattaatcaataatatgttataattctttttatatttcaataaaacgttgaaaatttttgatatgccTATTGACATATATTTCattagttcaactactgctcccGGAGTGTCCAACTACTGCGGcttgtcagaattgattgttcaactactactcctttcatagtctatcttaaaaattatgttaaaatataaatattcaattgtatttgttattttgcgcttcaatcaattcaaaattgtttatattttcatgaaaatcacttatttgaattaataattacatttttacatattaaaagtacacagaaaaaacggttcacttgagtcaagaaaatatttttcttcctaattattttcttgagcgaaaaaaaa
The sequence above is drawn from the Cotesia glomerata isolate CgM1 linkage group LG4, MPM_Cglom_v2.3, whole genome shotgun sequence genome and encodes:
- the LOC123263795 gene encoding speckle-type POZ protein B-like — encoded protein: MENLTIAEDYTFFNKRKIVYKWKIEEFLGLLHTYTYSKNDEIFRSNFFPNNFNWNLQLKFNNIESENKKWITINTKYDVRTEIRFKCSLYILDNKNEKQFIQKFNTVIKDRQEYCIPKFLEITELLENKQKFLPNNELTVGIELTEFLETEKIITVPMKTSRHQLTIDLKDVLESKAGSDVVLLVGDKKILAHKVILTIRSPVFAAMFSHQLKENKENEITIPDMDPEVCEKLLEYIYTENVTGLDEVVELLYEEADKYQLPALKELCEESFCRNVKIENSVKYLVLLDRHHADEKFFDYVLKFIALNSKTIMETADYKELEKKNSGLILTIVRMICSIK